The following proteins are co-located in the Festucalex cinctus isolate MCC-2025b chromosome 15, RoL_Fcin_1.0, whole genome shotgun sequence genome:
- the helq gene encoding helicase POLQ-like isoform X1, producing MDDNQQLECSYSEDLFGDYDSLLEDESLLAKLDQADKMAACGADALSEPVADAPAADTAREDSPRGCQEAKRRKVNGSPAPPGGAQDPRRRSVSERLKTTLRSNAAAPAGPARSLAMKEAALSREVGGAVRDVEEARARPDDLGPFFGLPAKVKELLFTQRGIQSLYAWQETCLGLDCVRSRRNLIYTLPTSGGKTLVAELLMLRQLLCANNNCIFVLPYVALVQEKVRALSPLGLELDFLVEEYAGSKGRLPPVSRRGQRSLYVATIEKAHALVNALVEADRLRRVGLVVVDELHMLGAGSRGALLEITLAKVLHLSPADTQIIGMSATLGNIGELQTFLKAENYHDDFRPVRLKEYVKLGDGIYEVDAKEDEPFRLCRRLQLKYSSAMQRADPDHVIALVTEVIPKHSCLLFCPTKNNCENVALMICKYLRRDFLQHRQADKEALLRQLKECGGGRMCPILRKTLPLGVAYHHGGLTADERQLLEDAYAAGVLCLIACTSTLAAGVNLPARRVIVRAPLVARECLKTSQYKQMAGRAGRAGLDSEGESILILQEAQRHQATALLCAPVENCYSCLLDDQRKSLLGLILSLVGLKVASRMEDLEEFVRGTLLFVQRQRADAHLDDVLRECLHLLKVKGLVQVQGHSLQVTQLGRATFKGCVDVSHSEILYRNLQQGLDGLLLNTFLHLLYLVTPYDLADACKPDWMTFYTQVARTHTQDVVAVVAGAEDVRGGGRSRRSAGQEGGGAKRQQERRHVRGQAHVPVAGSDVAAEGRRRVGRGPKVPAQPRLRPIAARLGRRLLLLRAALHAGSGRLVAVPVPVGGADATPQLLRQGGACPADGGGGGHGGTRQAAPRRRLHDADALGQRRRRPAGQDGGAPEQEAGQSDRSLGQDATQREGGRTATGSGSSARPAHRLAGVKALPWRLSVSGYLGWDAKDTPTNEFYFVGLTFFISTNTLSITK from the exons atggATGACAATCAGCAACTGGAG TGCAGCTACAGCGAGGACTTGTTCGGCGACTACGACAGTCTCCTGGAGGACGAGTCCCTGCTGGCCAAGCTGGACCAGGCCGACAAAATGGCGGCCTGTGGAG CGGACGCGCTATCTGAACCCGTGGCAGATGCGCCGGCCGCAGACACGGCGCGGGAGGATTCGCCACGCGGTTGTCAGGAAGCCAAGAGGCGCAAAGTCAACGGAAGCCCCGCCCCTCCCGGAGGCGCGCAGGACCCGAGGCGGAGGAGCGTGAGCGAGCGCTTGAAGACGACGCTGCGGAGCAACGCGGCGGCGCCCGCCGGCCCCGCCCGCTCCCTAGCCATGAAGGAGGCGGCGCTGAGCCGCGAGGTGGGCGGCGCCGTTCGGGACGTGGAGGAGGCCCGCGCGCGCCCCGACGACCTGGGACCCTTTTTTGGATTGCCCGCCAAAGTCAAAGAGCTTCTCTTCACGCAGCGCGGGATACAAAGCCTCTACG CGTGGCAGGAGACGTGTTTGGGTCTGGATTGCGTGCGCTCGCGGAGGAATCTGATCTACACGCTGCCCACCAGCGGCGGCAAAACGCTGGTGGCCGAGCTGCTCATGCTGCGACAGCTCCTCTGCGCCAACAACAACTGCATCTTCGTGCTGCCCTACGTGGCGCTCGTACAGGAGAAG GTTCGCGCTCTGTCGCCGTTGGGCCTGGAGTTGGACTTCCTGGTGGAGGAGTACGCCGGCAGCAAGGGCCGCCTGCCGCCCGTCAGCAGGCGCGGCCAGCGCTCGCTCTACGTGGCCACCATCGAGAAGGCGCACGCGCTGGTCAACGCGCTCGTCGAGGCCGACCGGCTGCGGCGCGTCGGCCTCGTTGTCGTCGACGAG TTGCACATGTTGGGCGCGGGCAGCCGAGGCGCTTTGCTGGAAATCACGCTGGCCAAAGTTTTGCATCTCAGCC CAGCTGACACGCAGATCATCGGCATGAGCGCCACCTTGGGGAACATCGGCGAGCTGCAGACCTTCCTCAAGGCCGAAAACTACCACGACGACTTTCGACCC GTGCGTCTGAAGGAGTACGTGAAACTGGGCGACGGCATCTACGAGGTGGACGCCAAGGAGGACGAGCCCTTCCGTCTGTGTCGTCGGCTGCAATTGAAG TACTCGAGCGCGATGCAGCGGGCGGACCCGGACCACGTGATCGCGCTGGTGACGGAGGTGATCCCCAAACATTCCTGCCTGCTCTTCTGTCCCACCAAGAACAACTGCGAGAACGTGGCCCTCATGATTTGCAAGTACCTCCGACG GGACTTCCTGCAGCACCGGCAGGCGGACAAGGAGGCGCTGTTGCGCCAACTGAAGGAGTGCGGCGGCGGTCGGATGTGCCCGATCCTGAGGAAGACGCTCCCGCTGGGCGTGGCCTACCATCACGGCGGCCTGACGGCCGACGAGCGACAGCTGCTGGAGGACGCCTACGCCGCCGGCGTCCTCTGCCTCATCGCGTGCACGTCCACGCTGGCCGCCGGCGTCAACCTGCCCGCCAGAAG GGTGATCGTGCGCGCGCCGCTGGTGGCGCGCGAGTGCCTGAAGACGAGCCAGTACAAGCAGATGGCGGGCCGCGCCGGGCGGGCGGGGCTGGACAGCGAGGGCGAGAGCATCCTCATCCTGCAGGAGGCGCAGCGACACCAG GCCACGGCGCTGCTGTGCGCCCCCGTGGAGAATTGTTACAGCTGCCTGCTGGACGACCAGCGCAAAAGTCTGCTGGGACTCATCCTGTCCCTCGTGGGGTTAAAG GTGGCGTCGCGCATGGAGGACCTGGAGGAGTTTGTGCGCGGGACGTTGCTGTTCGTGCAGCGGCAGCGCGCCGACGCGCACCTGGACGACGTCCTGCGGGAGTGCCTTCACCTCCTCAAGGTCAAAGGTCTCGTGCAGGTGCAAGGTCACTCCTTGCAGGTGACGCAATTGGGCCGGGCCACCTTCAAAG GTTGCGTGGACGTGAGTCACAGCGAGATTCTGTACCGGAACCTCCAGCAAGGCCTGGACGGCCTCCTGCTCAACACCTTCCTTCACCTGCTCTACCTGGTCACCCCGTACGACCTCGCAGATGCCTGCAAGCCCGACTGGATGACCTTCTACACGCAGGTCGCACGCACGCATACGCAAG ATGTCGTCGCTGTCGTCGCCGGAGCTGAAGAtgtgcgcggcggcgggcgtTCCCGAAGGTCTGCTGGCCAGGAAGGCGGCGGGGCAAAGCGTCAGCAAG AGCGCCGACATGTGCGCGGCCAAGCGCATGTACCTGTCGCTGGTTCTGATGTCGCTGCTGAGGGACGGCGACGTGTGGGGCGTGGCCCAAAAGTTCCAGCTCAGCCGCGGCTTCGTCCAATCGCTGCTCGCCTCGGCCGCCGCCTTCTGCTGCTGCGTGCTGCACTTCACGCAG GAAGTGGACGCCTTGTGGCCGTACCGGTCCCTGTTGGAGGCGCTGACGCGACGCCTCAGCTACTGCGTCAAGGCGGAGCTTGTCCCGCTGATGGAGGTGGCGGGGGTCATGGAG GCACGCGCCAAGCAGCTCCACGCCGCCGGCTACACGACGCTGACGCACTTGGCCAACGCCGACGCCGCCCTGCTGGTCAGGACGGTGGAGCGCCTGAGCAGGAAGCAGGCCAATCAGATCGTAGCCTCGGCCAAG ATGCTACTCAACGAGAAGGCGGCCGCACTGCAACAGGAAGTGGATCATCTGCTCGCCCCGCCCACCGACTTGCCGGAGTGAAGGCGTTACCGTGGCGACTGTCTGTCTCAGGTTACTTGGGATGGGACGCAAAGGACACGCCCACAAACGAGTTCTACTTTGTAggcttgactttttttattaGCACAAATACATTgtcaataacaaaataa
- the helq gene encoding helicase POLQ-like isoform X4, protein MDDNQQLECSYSEDLFGDYDSLLEDESLLAKLDQADKMAACGADALSEPVADAPAADTAREDSPRGCQEAKRRKVNGSPAPPGGAQDPRRRSVSERLKTTLRSNAAAPAGPARSLAMKEAALSREVGGAVRDVEEARARPDDLGPFFGLPAKVKELLFTQRGIQSLYAWQETCLGLDCVRSRRNLIYTLPTSGGKTLVAELLMLRQLLCANNNCIFVLPYVALVQEKVRALSPLGLELDFLVEEYAGSKGRLPPVSRRGQRSLYVATIEKAHALVNALVEADRLRRVGLVVVDELHMLGAGSRGALLEITLAKVLHLSPADTQIIGMSATLGNIGELQTFLKAENYHDDFRPVRLKEYVKLGDGIYEVDAKEDEPFRLCRRLQLKYSSAMQRADPDHVIALVTEVIPKHSCLLFCPTKNNCENVALMICKYLRRDFLQHRQADKEALLRQLKECGGGRMCPILRKTLPLGVAYHHGGLTADERQLLEDAYAAGVLCLIACTSTLAAGVNLPARRVIVRAPLVARECLKTSQYKQMAGRAGRAGLDSEGESILILQEAQRHQATALLCAPVENCYSCLLDDQRKSLLGLILSLVGLKVASRMEDLEEFVRGTLLFVQRQRADAHLDDVLRECLHLLKVKGLVQVQGHSLQVTQLGRATFKGCVDVSHSEILYRNLQQGLDGLLLNTFLHLLYLVTPYDLADACKPDWMTFYTQMSSLSSPELKMCAAAGVPEGLLARKAAGQSVSKSADMCAAKRMYLSLVLMSLLRDGDVWGVAQKFQLSRGFVQSLLASAAAFCCCVLHFTQEVDALWPYRSLLEALTRRLSYCVKAELVPLMEVAGVMEARAKQLHAAGYTTLTHLANADAALLVRTVERLSRKQANQIVASAKMLLNEKAAALQQEVDHLLAPPTDLPE, encoded by the exons atggATGACAATCAGCAACTGGAG TGCAGCTACAGCGAGGACTTGTTCGGCGACTACGACAGTCTCCTGGAGGACGAGTCCCTGCTGGCCAAGCTGGACCAGGCCGACAAAATGGCGGCCTGTGGAG CGGACGCGCTATCTGAACCCGTGGCAGATGCGCCGGCCGCAGACACGGCGCGGGAGGATTCGCCACGCGGTTGTCAGGAAGCCAAGAGGCGCAAAGTCAACGGAAGCCCCGCCCCTCCCGGAGGCGCGCAGGACCCGAGGCGGAGGAGCGTGAGCGAGCGCTTGAAGACGACGCTGCGGAGCAACGCGGCGGCGCCCGCCGGCCCCGCCCGCTCCCTAGCCATGAAGGAGGCGGCGCTGAGCCGCGAGGTGGGCGGCGCCGTTCGGGACGTGGAGGAGGCCCGCGCGCGCCCCGACGACCTGGGACCCTTTTTTGGATTGCCCGCCAAAGTCAAAGAGCTTCTCTTCACGCAGCGCGGGATACAAAGCCTCTACG CGTGGCAGGAGACGTGTTTGGGTCTGGATTGCGTGCGCTCGCGGAGGAATCTGATCTACACGCTGCCCACCAGCGGCGGCAAAACGCTGGTGGCCGAGCTGCTCATGCTGCGACAGCTCCTCTGCGCCAACAACAACTGCATCTTCGTGCTGCCCTACGTGGCGCTCGTACAGGAGAAG GTTCGCGCTCTGTCGCCGTTGGGCCTGGAGTTGGACTTCCTGGTGGAGGAGTACGCCGGCAGCAAGGGCCGCCTGCCGCCCGTCAGCAGGCGCGGCCAGCGCTCGCTCTACGTGGCCACCATCGAGAAGGCGCACGCGCTGGTCAACGCGCTCGTCGAGGCCGACCGGCTGCGGCGCGTCGGCCTCGTTGTCGTCGACGAG TTGCACATGTTGGGCGCGGGCAGCCGAGGCGCTTTGCTGGAAATCACGCTGGCCAAAGTTTTGCATCTCAGCC CAGCTGACACGCAGATCATCGGCATGAGCGCCACCTTGGGGAACATCGGCGAGCTGCAGACCTTCCTCAAGGCCGAAAACTACCACGACGACTTTCGACCC GTGCGTCTGAAGGAGTACGTGAAACTGGGCGACGGCATCTACGAGGTGGACGCCAAGGAGGACGAGCCCTTCCGTCTGTGTCGTCGGCTGCAATTGAAG TACTCGAGCGCGATGCAGCGGGCGGACCCGGACCACGTGATCGCGCTGGTGACGGAGGTGATCCCCAAACATTCCTGCCTGCTCTTCTGTCCCACCAAGAACAACTGCGAGAACGTGGCCCTCATGATTTGCAAGTACCTCCGACG GGACTTCCTGCAGCACCGGCAGGCGGACAAGGAGGCGCTGTTGCGCCAACTGAAGGAGTGCGGCGGCGGTCGGATGTGCCCGATCCTGAGGAAGACGCTCCCGCTGGGCGTGGCCTACCATCACGGCGGCCTGACGGCCGACGAGCGACAGCTGCTGGAGGACGCCTACGCCGCCGGCGTCCTCTGCCTCATCGCGTGCACGTCCACGCTGGCCGCCGGCGTCAACCTGCCCGCCAGAAG GGTGATCGTGCGCGCGCCGCTGGTGGCGCGCGAGTGCCTGAAGACGAGCCAGTACAAGCAGATGGCGGGCCGCGCCGGGCGGGCGGGGCTGGACAGCGAGGGCGAGAGCATCCTCATCCTGCAGGAGGCGCAGCGACACCAG GCCACGGCGCTGCTGTGCGCCCCCGTGGAGAATTGTTACAGCTGCCTGCTGGACGACCAGCGCAAAAGTCTGCTGGGACTCATCCTGTCCCTCGTGGGGTTAAAG GTGGCGTCGCGCATGGAGGACCTGGAGGAGTTTGTGCGCGGGACGTTGCTGTTCGTGCAGCGGCAGCGCGCCGACGCGCACCTGGACGACGTCCTGCGGGAGTGCCTTCACCTCCTCAAGGTCAAAGGTCTCGTGCAGGTGCAAGGTCACTCCTTGCAGGTGACGCAATTGGGCCGGGCCACCTTCAAAG GTTGCGTGGACGTGAGTCACAGCGAGATTCTGTACCGGAACCTCCAGCAAGGCCTGGACGGCCTCCTGCTCAACACCTTCCTTCACCTGCTCTACCTGGTCACCCCGTACGACCTCGCAGATGCCTGCAAGCCCGACTGGATGACCTTCTACACGCAG ATGTCGTCGCTGTCGTCGCCGGAGCTGAAGAtgtgcgcggcggcgggcgtTCCCGAAGGTCTGCTGGCCAGGAAGGCGGCGGGGCAAAGCGTCAGCAAG AGCGCCGACATGTGCGCGGCCAAGCGCATGTACCTGTCGCTGGTTCTGATGTCGCTGCTGAGGGACGGCGACGTGTGGGGCGTGGCCCAAAAGTTCCAGCTCAGCCGCGGCTTCGTCCAATCGCTGCTCGCCTCGGCCGCCGCCTTCTGCTGCTGCGTGCTGCACTTCACGCAG GAAGTGGACGCCTTGTGGCCGTACCGGTCCCTGTTGGAGGCGCTGACGCGACGCCTCAGCTACTGCGTCAAGGCGGAGCTTGTCCCGCTGATGGAGGTGGCGGGGGTCATGGAG GCACGCGCCAAGCAGCTCCACGCCGCCGGCTACACGACGCTGACGCACTTGGCCAACGCCGACGCCGCCCTGCTGGTCAGGACGGTGGAGCGCCTGAGCAGGAAGCAGGCCAATCAGATCGTAGCCTCGGCCAAG ATGCTACTCAACGAGAAGGCGGCCGCACTGCAACAGGAAGTGGATCATCTGCTCGCCCCGCCCACCGACTTGCCGGAGTGA
- the helq gene encoding helicase POLQ-like isoform X5, with product MDDNQQLECSYSEDLFGDYDSLLEDESLLAKLDQADKMAACGADALSEPVADAPAADTAREDSPRGCQEAKRRKVNGSPAPPGGAQDPRRRSVSERLKTTLRSNAAAPAGPARSLAMKEAALSREVGGAVRDVEEARARPDDLGPFFGLPAKVKELLFTQRGIQSLYAWQETCLGLDCVRSRRNLIYTLPTSGGKTLVAELLMLRQLLCANNNCIFVLPYVALVQEKVRALSPLGLELDFLVEEYAGSKGRLPPVSRRGQRSLYVATIEKAHALVNALVEADRLRRVGLVVVDELHMLGAGSRGALLEITLAKVLHLSPDTQIIGMSATLGNIGELQTFLKAENYHDDFRPVRLKEYVKLGDGIYEVDAKEDEPFRLCRRLQLKYSSAMQRADPDHVIALVTEVIPKHSCLLFCPTKNNCENVALMICKYLRRDFLQHRQADKEALLRQLKECGGGRMCPILRKTLPLGVAYHHGGLTADERQLLEDAYAAGVLCLIACTSTLAAGVNLPARRVIVRAPLVARECLKTSQYKQMAGRAGRAGLDSEGESILILQEAQRHQATALLCAPVENCYSCLLDDQRKSLLGLILSLVGLKVASRMEDLEEFVRGTLLFVQRQRADAHLDDVLRECLHLLKVKGLVQVQGHSLQVTQLGRATFKGCVDVSHSEILYRNLQQGLDGLLLNTFLHLLYLVTPYDLADACKPDWMTFYTQMSSLSSPELKMCAAAGVPEGLLARKAAGQSVSKSADMCAAKRMYLSLVLMSLLRDGDVWGVAQKFQLSRGFVQSLLASAAAFCCCVLHFTQEVDALWPYRSLLEALTRRLSYCVKAELVPLMEVAGVMEARAKQLHAAGYTTLTHLANADAALLVRTVERLSRKQANQIVASAKMLLNEKAAALQQEVDHLLAPPTDLPE from the exons atggATGACAATCAGCAACTGGAG TGCAGCTACAGCGAGGACTTGTTCGGCGACTACGACAGTCTCCTGGAGGACGAGTCCCTGCTGGCCAAGCTGGACCAGGCCGACAAAATGGCGGCCTGTGGAG CGGACGCGCTATCTGAACCCGTGGCAGATGCGCCGGCCGCAGACACGGCGCGGGAGGATTCGCCACGCGGTTGTCAGGAAGCCAAGAGGCGCAAAGTCAACGGAAGCCCCGCCCCTCCCGGAGGCGCGCAGGACCCGAGGCGGAGGAGCGTGAGCGAGCGCTTGAAGACGACGCTGCGGAGCAACGCGGCGGCGCCCGCCGGCCCCGCCCGCTCCCTAGCCATGAAGGAGGCGGCGCTGAGCCGCGAGGTGGGCGGCGCCGTTCGGGACGTGGAGGAGGCCCGCGCGCGCCCCGACGACCTGGGACCCTTTTTTGGATTGCCCGCCAAAGTCAAAGAGCTTCTCTTCACGCAGCGCGGGATACAAAGCCTCTACG CGTGGCAGGAGACGTGTTTGGGTCTGGATTGCGTGCGCTCGCGGAGGAATCTGATCTACACGCTGCCCACCAGCGGCGGCAAAACGCTGGTGGCCGAGCTGCTCATGCTGCGACAGCTCCTCTGCGCCAACAACAACTGCATCTTCGTGCTGCCCTACGTGGCGCTCGTACAGGAGAAG GTTCGCGCTCTGTCGCCGTTGGGCCTGGAGTTGGACTTCCTGGTGGAGGAGTACGCCGGCAGCAAGGGCCGCCTGCCGCCCGTCAGCAGGCGCGGCCAGCGCTCGCTCTACGTGGCCACCATCGAGAAGGCGCACGCGCTGGTCAACGCGCTCGTCGAGGCCGACCGGCTGCGGCGCGTCGGCCTCGTTGTCGTCGACGAG TTGCACATGTTGGGCGCGGGCAGCCGAGGCGCTTTGCTGGAAATCACGCTGGCCAAAGTTTTGCATCTCAGCC CTGACACGCAGATCATCGGCATGAGCGCCACCTTGGGGAACATCGGCGAGCTGCAGACCTTCCTCAAGGCCGAAAACTACCACGACGACTTTCGACCC GTGCGTCTGAAGGAGTACGTGAAACTGGGCGACGGCATCTACGAGGTGGACGCCAAGGAGGACGAGCCCTTCCGTCTGTGTCGTCGGCTGCAATTGAAG TACTCGAGCGCGATGCAGCGGGCGGACCCGGACCACGTGATCGCGCTGGTGACGGAGGTGATCCCCAAACATTCCTGCCTGCTCTTCTGTCCCACCAAGAACAACTGCGAGAACGTGGCCCTCATGATTTGCAAGTACCTCCGACG GGACTTCCTGCAGCACCGGCAGGCGGACAAGGAGGCGCTGTTGCGCCAACTGAAGGAGTGCGGCGGCGGTCGGATGTGCCCGATCCTGAGGAAGACGCTCCCGCTGGGCGTGGCCTACCATCACGGCGGCCTGACGGCCGACGAGCGACAGCTGCTGGAGGACGCCTACGCCGCCGGCGTCCTCTGCCTCATCGCGTGCACGTCCACGCTGGCCGCCGGCGTCAACCTGCCCGCCAGAAG GGTGATCGTGCGCGCGCCGCTGGTGGCGCGCGAGTGCCTGAAGACGAGCCAGTACAAGCAGATGGCGGGCCGCGCCGGGCGGGCGGGGCTGGACAGCGAGGGCGAGAGCATCCTCATCCTGCAGGAGGCGCAGCGACACCAG GCCACGGCGCTGCTGTGCGCCCCCGTGGAGAATTGTTACAGCTGCCTGCTGGACGACCAGCGCAAAAGTCTGCTGGGACTCATCCTGTCCCTCGTGGGGTTAAAG GTGGCGTCGCGCATGGAGGACCTGGAGGAGTTTGTGCGCGGGACGTTGCTGTTCGTGCAGCGGCAGCGCGCCGACGCGCACCTGGACGACGTCCTGCGGGAGTGCCTTCACCTCCTCAAGGTCAAAGGTCTCGTGCAGGTGCAAGGTCACTCCTTGCAGGTGACGCAATTGGGCCGGGCCACCTTCAAAG GTTGCGTGGACGTGAGTCACAGCGAGATTCTGTACCGGAACCTCCAGCAAGGCCTGGACGGCCTCCTGCTCAACACCTTCCTTCACCTGCTCTACCTGGTCACCCCGTACGACCTCGCAGATGCCTGCAAGCCCGACTGGATGACCTTCTACACGCAG ATGTCGTCGCTGTCGTCGCCGGAGCTGAAGAtgtgcgcggcggcgggcgtTCCCGAAGGTCTGCTGGCCAGGAAGGCGGCGGGGCAAAGCGTCAGCAAG AGCGCCGACATGTGCGCGGCCAAGCGCATGTACCTGTCGCTGGTTCTGATGTCGCTGCTGAGGGACGGCGACGTGTGGGGCGTGGCCCAAAAGTTCCAGCTCAGCCGCGGCTTCGTCCAATCGCTGCTCGCCTCGGCCGCCGCCTTCTGCTGCTGCGTGCTGCACTTCACGCAG GAAGTGGACGCCTTGTGGCCGTACCGGTCCCTGTTGGAGGCGCTGACGCGACGCCTCAGCTACTGCGTCAAGGCGGAGCTTGTCCCGCTGATGGAGGTGGCGGGGGTCATGGAG GCACGCGCCAAGCAGCTCCACGCCGCCGGCTACACGACGCTGACGCACTTGGCCAACGCCGACGCCGCCCTGCTGGTCAGGACGGTGGAGCGCCTGAGCAGGAAGCAGGCCAATCAGATCGTAGCCTCGGCCAAG ATGCTACTCAACGAGAAGGCGGCCGCACTGCAACAGGAAGTGGATCATCTGCTCGCCCCGCCCACCGACTTGCCGGAGTGA